One candidate division WOR-3 bacterium genomic window, TGATCTTTGTCTCTAAACCCACCTATCTCGGTGCTCTTCAGGCTTTCAATTCTTATGGACCCCAATATATAGGTTCTGTAATGGATGACGATGGGCTTATTCCCGAGGAGGTTGAAAAGGTTCTAAAAAGGCACAAGCCAAAATTTATGTATGTGATCTCTACATTCCATAACCCCGCAGGTGTAACAATGCCTGAAGATAGGAGGAAAAAACTGCTAGAACTTGCTGAAAAGTATGATACATTTATAGTTGAAGATGATCCTTACTCGAGACTCAGGTTCGAAGGTAAGGATATACCCCCGTTGGCGGCCTACTCTCGTGAGAGAGTGATATACCTCGGCACCTTTTCTAAGGTCCTTGCCCCAGGGTTCCGTTTGGGTTGGATAGTAGCTCCAAAGGAGGTCATAGCGAAGCTTGTTCAGGCAAAACAAGGCACTGATCTGCACACCTCCACTTATGTTCAATACCTTGCTGCCCATCTTTGCGCACAGGATCTAATAGAGAGTCATCTTGACAAAATCAGAGAGGTCTACAGAAGAAGGCGGGATATTATGCTTGATGCTATGGAAAAATATTTCCCGAAGGAGGGTTTTCACTGGACCAGACCGCAGGGTGGTCTTTTCCTGTGGGTGATCATGCCGGAAAAGATTGACAGTGTGAAGCTTCTTGAAAAGGCTGTAGAGAGGAAGGTTGCCTTTGTACCCGGGAATGCCTTCTATCCTGATCCCGAAGAGGGTAAAAATACGATGAGACTCAACTTCTCCAATATGAGAGAAGATCTGATTGTTGAAGGTATAAAGAGGCTTGGTGAGCTGTTGAAGGAAGAAGCCTGAAAAATACTTGACAAAACGTATATAAAGCATTATTCTATTTGAAAGAAAGGAGGTGTGTATGAGGAGAGTTTGGTTACTGCTACTTCTGGGAGTAGCAATGGTAAGTGCTGCACCTGTTGTGGATGGAAATGTCGACCCCAATGCCGAAGGGTACATCCTTGTAGCCGAAAATCCTACCAATACAGATAAAGCGGGTGCAGATCTTCTTGCATTTTATTATGCTATTGCTAACGATTCCCTATACCTTGCGATAACAACTCAGAATTCAGCGGCGTGGGATGTTGCTTATGGCTTTGTACTGGATGTAACGGATGGGGGATACACTGGTAATCCAGACAGTAATGTAAAAGACTCATGGGGAAGGCAGCTCTACTTCCCATCCTGGAATCCTGATTACCAGGTATATTTCTGGTATAGTGGTGGGAGCCAATCAATCACTTCCCAAAACCTTAATAGGTATAATAACGGCAGTTGGGACTATAATTTCAGCGGGTTCAATTTTGCAGCAGGCTACGGTGGTGCTTCTGGACTACAAACATTAGAAGTTGCTATTCCTCTTGCTGCGATAGGGAATCCCACTCAAATAAAATCCTGTGCCTATATAGTCGGCGGTGATAACAGCTCTGCTGTGGATATTTTGCCCTATGACTCAACGGTCTTGCTTACTGGTGTTGAGGAATGGACAGATTGGGACACAATTACTACCTATTTTACCCTTAATGTGAGGGAAGGGAATGTAAAGTTTAGTATGCAGCCTATTCTTAATGGCGTAAGAGTAACAGGTTCTGGTAGTTACATCCTTGAAGTTTACACCGTTGATGGCAAAAAGGTTCTCACCAGAAAGGTTACGCTGAATGGACGTGCAGATGTAACCTTCAACCTCAAACCGGGCCTTTACTTAGTAAGGGAAGGGAAACTCGGTACTTCCAAATTTATTGTTGCAAAGTGAGAGATGTTGTAGTTGATTTGGGCGAGGGCGAAGCCCTCGCCCTTTTATTTTGAATGGGAAGGAGTAGTTTAAAAAACTTTTTGTTCGTTTTACCTTTCACTTTAATATTCTTCGTTTTTCTGCTCTTTCCTTTCTTCTACGCTTTGTATTTGAGTTTTTTTAAGGTTACAGACCTTTCGAATATCTTTGCTAACCTTAGGTTCGTAGGTTTGCGGAACTATTTGTATGTCCTTAAGGATAAAGAATTTCTTTACTCCGTATGGCTCTCCCTGAAGTATGGCTTGATGCTAATTCCTTTGAATATCTTTCTCTCCATCACCTTGGCTCTACTCCTTAAAGGTGACCTTAAAATTAATAGGTTGTATCGCACCCTTTTCTTTATGCCCTTCGTTCTTGACGCCTTTGTGGTGGGGGTCGTCTGGACTATCATGTACGCGGGTAGGTATGGACTCCTTGTAAATTTGCTGAAGCCCTTGCTTCCTGCCTCTCTTTATAATACTGGATTTCTTGGAAATCCAAATACCGCGATGTTGGCGGTAGTGGTAGCGATTTGCCTGAAGAACATTGGATTTGGAACGGTTCTTTATACGGCGGCGTTGAATAATATTTCACCAGATATTGAAGATGCAGCCAAGATTGACGGGGCTTCAGGGCTTAAAAAGTTTTTCAAAATCACCTTTCCACTGGTTAGCCATACTACAACCTTTCTTGTGATTACCGGTATTATTGGTGCATTTTCGGCTTTTTCCGAATTTTTTGCAATGACCGGTGGCGGCCCCATAGTCTATAAGTGGGGAGTTCCCCTTGGTGCCACGAAGGTCTCGGGTTATTATCTTTATAATCATATTGCAAATTTAAGGCTCGGGATTGCCTCTGCAACATCTTTCTTGTTGCTTATTCTAACTCTTGCAATTTCAATAATTTATTCGAGGTTGGTTAGAGAATGAAGAGAACGTCTTTCTGGAGATATTTTATTGTAACATTGCTCCTTATAGTGTGCCTTTTTCCGTTTTTCTGGATGCTTATCACATCTCTAAAACCCGAAGGCGAGGCCTTGCTCCTATCTTTGCCTAAGAAAATTACTTTTGAAAATTATAGGAAGATTCTTTTTCAGTATCGTTTTTACAGGTATTTCATTAACAGCCTTATCGTTGCCTTAACATCCGCTATCCTTTCCACTATTCTTGCCTCCCTCGCAGCTTACGCCTTTGCAAAAAAGGAATTTCCTTTCAAAAACTTTCTCTTTTGGTTTTTTATGTCGTCTATGATGGTTCCGGGACTTTTATATGTGATACCTCAATTTCTCATCGTTTATCAGTTTCGCTGGATTAATAGGTACGAAGGCATGATAGTTCCCCATTTGGCAAATGTTTTCGGAATGTTTCTTATCACACAGTTCTTAAAAGACTTGCCCGATTCACTACTTGAGAGTGCGAGGATTGATGGCGCTTCTGAGTTAAAGATCTTTACAAAGATTGTTGTGCCCCTTGCCTTACCTATTATTGCTACTGTGTTTTTACTCAACTTTCAGTTCCATTGGGCCAACTTTTTGTGGCAATTGCTCATAGCTCAAACAGAGTCCATGTACACTGTACCAGTTGGGCTTGCCATGTTTAAGAGTGCCCATGAAGAGGCATATGCTCTAAAGATGGCCGCTTCAACCGTTTCGCTTTTACCAATAATGGTCCTCTTCTTTATTGCCCAGAGATATTTCATTGAAGGAATTACCCAAGGTGCGGTAAAGGAATAAACTTGTGCAGGCTTTATTTGATTTTGTAAGGTTTTGGGATTAAACTATAACGATTGAATTTGAAAGGAGGTAAATATGTTTGCACAACTTTTGAGAGAGGATAGAGTTATAATCGATATGAAGGCAAAAGACAAGGATTCCGCTTTGCAGGAACTCCTTAGCGTCTTGAACCTGAAACCCGAACAGGAAAAACTTGTGCTTGAACAGTTGAAAAAAAGAGAAGCTATCGGTTCGACTGGAGTTGGAAAGGGTGTTGCTATACCTCATGCCAGAAGTGTAGTTGTCGATGATGTCCATTTAGTAGTTGGAGTTTCAAAGGAAGGTATAGATTTCCAGGCCCTCGATGGTAAACCTGTGCATCTATTTTTCCTACTGATAGCACCGCCTCAGGACCTTGGTGCCAGATATCTTATCACCCTTGGCGAAATTGCCAATGTAGTAAGAAAGATCGTATCTTCTAAGGAATACCTGAATTTTGAGACTCCTAAGGAATTGGTAGATTACCTTCTTAAGATATACAGGGAGGGTTAATGGATCCGGTACTTGAGCTACTCATTGCCCTTGAAAGTCTTGACGCACAATTGGATGATTTTGAATCAGAGGATTACATTAAATCCATAAGCATAACCCAAGGGACTGATGAGAATGCGTTTGCGAAGCAGGTGGAAAAGCTCAAAAAATTGAGAGAGGAAATTGTGAAAAAGATACCCGTGCCTGTATTTAAAAGGTATGAAAAGCTTAGAAGCAAGTACGGTAGAGGAGTGGCTCCTGTTATAAATGGTACCTGTTCAAACTGTTTTATGGAATTTCCCTCGGCACTGGTTTCAAGGCCAGTTAAAAATAAGGCATTAGAAACCTGTCCAAACTGTGGAATTTATGTTTATTGGACCAAATGAGGTTAGAAGATCATCTAAGAGTTATAAAGTTCAATACAATAGACCTTTTGCCAGAAGAGGAACTTATTGAGAAATTAAAGACTGGCAGACCCCTCAGAATCAAATACGGTGCGGACCCGTCAAGGCCTGATCTCCATTTAGGTCATTATGTTTGCTTGAAGAAACTTAAGGATTTGCAAGATCTTGGACACCATATAATCTTCATTGTTGGCGATTTTACTGCAATGATCGGAGATCCCTCAGGTCGATCTAAAACGAGGCCGAGACTATCTCGAGAGGAAGTACAGGAAAATTCCAGAACCTATTTTGAACAGGTTTTTAAAGTCCTTGACCCCGAAAAGACGGAGATCAGATACAATTCAGAGTGGCTATCTAAATTAACCGCAATTGACATTATCGAACTGTCGGCTACCTATACTGTGTCAAGAATGCTGGAAAGGGACGATTTCAAGGAGAGATTTAAAAATAACGTCCCGATATCGATTCACGAGTTCCTCTACCCATTGTTCCAGGCTTACGATTCCGTTGCTATCAAAGCGGATATCGAGGTCGGGGGAACTGATCAAAAGTTTAATTTTCTCGTAGGGCGTGAGGTACAGAAAGCTTACGGTCTTGAACCGCAAGTGATTCTAACAGTTCCAATACTTGAAGGTACTGATGGGAAGCTTAAGATGTCGAAGTCCTATGATAATTACATTGGGTTAACAGAACCTCCGTCAGAGATGTTTGGTAAGGTCATGTCCATTCCCGATGAATTGGTCCTAAAATACTACAGACTTGTCCTTTACTACGATGATCAACAGATGAAGGAAGTTGAGAAGAAAATGAGGGAAAATCCAAGAGAGTGTAAAGCCGATTTAGCTGAAAAAATTGTGGAAATTTTCTGGGGAAATAGTGAAGCCAAAAGGGCAAGGGAAGAGTTTGATCGAGTTTTTAAATTAAGAGAAGCACCTGATGAAATACCGGAGTTCAGGATTCCACAGGATGGGATGCCTATCCTTGAGATACTTGCACAGTCCGGAATTGTTTCAAGTAAATCAGAGGTGAGGAGGTTGGTTGCCCAAAGGGCGGTGAAAATTGGAAATAGAGTGGTAGAGAGCGAATTTGAGGTCGTTAAACCCGACGGTAATATCGTTATCAAGGTTGGTAAAAGAAAGTTTTTACGTGTTCTTCCCTTAACCTAATGAAAATTTTGGTAATAAATTGGCAAGACCTGGCCCATCCATTGAGTGGTGGAGCTGAGGTCCATCTTCATCAGTTCTTTTCCTATTTCATTGAAAAGGGGCATTCCGTAACTTTACTCTGCTCATCTTTCAAGGGGCTCAGTGAGTTTGATGAAAGGGACGGTATCCGGATAATAAGAAGAGGAAATAGGTTCTTGTTTAATTTTCTCGTGCCTTTTTATGTGCGGTCTCTATTGAAGAGCGAAGATTTTGATGTCATCGTTGAAGATGTGAACAAAATTCCATTTTTTTTAAGGTTTGTTGTTAAAAAGCCTATAATAGTTGTGACCCATCACTTTTTTGGAAAGGTGATTTTTCAGGAGACCAACCCCATTTTTGGCCTTTATGTGTATCTTTTTGAGAAGTTGTTCTTTAAATTATACAAGGGACTTCCAATAATAACGGTTTCAGAAAGCACCAAGGAGGAAATGGTTAAGCAGGGAATCCCACAAGCCACGGTGAGAGTGGTTTACAATGCGGTAAGACTTGATTTTTTTAAACCGGGTGAAAAGTCGGAAATCCCTTTTATCATTTATCTCGGGAGGCTTAAAAAATACAAGAGGATCGACTTATTCGTAGAAGCCATCAAAGTTTTGAGAGAAAAATACTATGCTGGACCCTTAAGGGTTGAGATTGTGGGGGATGGTGATGCCAGAAAGGACCTCGAAAATCTTGTTAGAAAATATGGACTTGACGATGTAATCAAATTTACCGGTTTTGTTTCAGAAGAGGTTAAAGCAGAAAAATTGCGCTCGGCTTGGCTCATTATTAACACCTCTCCCAAGGAAGGTTGGGGTATTGTAGTAATGGAGGCCCAAGCTTCAGGGACGCCCGCTATTGTCTTTGATTCTCCCGGGCTAAGAGAGGCGGTTAAAAATGGTATTAGTGGATTTGTTGTCCCCTTCGGTGATATTTCCTCACTGGCGGAAAAGGCCTATGAGATTATTACCAAGGATGATCTCCGTGAAAGGCTTTCCGAAGGTGCGAGGAAATGGGCCGAAGAGTTTGATATCGTTGTTTTGAAGGAGAAGTTTTATTCTACTTTTTGGGAACTTCTAAAGTTCTGAAGATCTTTGCAGATACCACAAGCTCTGCAAATTTCTGGATTACAGTAAGGTGTTAAAATCCCCTTTTGGGCCTTTTCCAGTTCCCTTGAAAGAAAGTTTTGGTTAACACCAGAATCTATTCTGTTGAAAGGCAATGACTTTACTGTCCGCTCATCGAATAGCAAATTTTTATAATCGAATATCTTGAGGATATCCTTTCCCTTTAGCAAACTTTCCAACATTGCAAATCCCAGTTCTTCCCCGCCTCTGGAAAAAATAGTTTGAATTAGGGCGCCTTTGTAGTTGCCTATATGCACCTTAACACCTTCCGGGATTTTTAAAAGTCTAAGTCGTTTGTTTAGCTCTTCTTTTTCTATATAGGGCTCGTATTGGAAAGGGGTATGGGGTTTCGGGACAAAAATACTAAAAGTTAACTCAATTTTTCCAGTGAAGTGCTGTCTGATTTGCTCAATTAAACTGTTGGTTTCCTTAATGTCTTCTTCCGTTTCCAAGGGCAAGCCTATCATGAAATACATTTTGAGGTTTTTGAATTTTAAGGCCTCTATTGCTTTTACAAATTCGATTATCTCTCCATTTGTGATTTTTTTGTTGATCCTTTTCCTTAATTGTTCACTTCCCGTTTCTGGTGCGATCGTGATGCTGTTGAGCCCTTTCTTTTTTAAGTGTTCAAGAACATCGATTATTTTAATATCGATTTTTATCGAGGAGGGATTTATGATTTTGAATTTCTGGCTAATATTAATGATTTCTCTGATTTGTGGATGGTCTAAAAC contains:
- the tyrS gene encoding tyrosine--tRNA ligase, whose amino-acid sequence is MRLEDHLRVIKFNTIDLLPEEELIEKLKTGRPLRIKYGADPSRPDLHLGHYVCLKKLKDLQDLGHHIIFIVGDFTAMIGDPSGRSKTRPRLSREEVQENSRTYFEQVFKVLDPEKTEIRYNSEWLSKLTAIDIIELSATYTVSRMLERDDFKERFKNNVPISIHEFLYPLFQAYDSVAIKADIEVGGTDQKFNFLVGREVQKAYGLEPQVILTVPILEGTDGKLKMSKSYDNYIGLTEPPSEMFGKVMSIPDELVLKYYRLVLYYDDQQMKEVEKKMRENPRECKADLAEKIVEIFWGNSEAKRAREEFDRVFKLREAPDEIPEFRIPQDGMPILEILAQSGIVSSKSEVRRLVAQRAVKIGNRVVESEFEVVKPDGNIVIKVGKRKFLRVLPLT
- a CDS encoding radical SAM protein, with translation MAVHTLYRLLSKEFFTDIFTSENLTGLRTGLKLQDFDFLFFTIDYEPNYLEALKIITKIGVEPLSSKRTRPILIAGGAAVSSNPFPLLPFFDLLCIGEAEVIIPEIVENFDNFDLEAFKEKTWAIMENKKEGERVYLNNLNLSESFSAFYSPDSTFKMNLVELSRSCPSKCRFCLLSYNNLPPRWLPVQKYKEIIEQFPENSDIGLVGGSVLDHPQIREIINISQKFKIINPSSIKIDIKIIDVLEHLKKKGLNSITIAPETGSEQLRKRINKKITNGEIIEFVKAIEALKFKNLKMYFMIGLPLETEEDIKETNSLIEQIRQHFTGKIELTFSIFVPKPHTPFQYEPYIEKEELNKRLRLLKIPEGVKVHIGNYKGALIQTIFSRGGEELGFAMLESLLKGKDILKIFDYKNLLFDERTVKSLPFNRIDSGVNQNFLSRELEKAQKGILTPYCNPEICRACGICKDLQNFRSSQKVE
- a CDS encoding T9SS type A sorting domain-containing protein; its protein translation is MRRVWLLLLLGVAMVSAAPVVDGNVDPNAEGYILVAENPTNTDKAGADLLAFYYAIANDSLYLAITTQNSAAWDVAYGFVLDVTDGGYTGNPDSNVKDSWGRQLYFPSWNPDYQVYFWYSGGSQSITSQNLNRYNNGSWDYNFSGFNFAAGYGGASGLQTLEVAIPLAAIGNPTQIKSCAYIVGGDNSSAVDILPYDSTVLLTGVEEWTDWDTITTYFTLNVREGNVKFSMQPILNGVRVTGSGSYILEVYTVDGKKVLTRKVTLNGRADVTFNLKPGLYLVREGKLGTSKFIVAK
- a CDS encoding PTS sugar transporter subunit IIA, producing the protein MFAQLLREDRVIIDMKAKDKDSALQELLSVLNLKPEQEKLVLEQLKKREAIGSTGVGKGVAIPHARSVVVDDVHLVVGVSKEGIDFQALDGKPVHLFFLLIAPPQDLGARYLITLGEIANVVRKIVSSKEYLNFETPKELVDYLLKIYREG
- a CDS encoding carbohydrate ABC transporter permease, producing the protein MKRTSFWRYFIVTLLLIVCLFPFFWMLITSLKPEGEALLLSLPKKITFENYRKILFQYRFYRYFINSLIVALTSAILSTILASLAAYAFAKKEFPFKNFLFWFFMSSMMVPGLLYVIPQFLIVYQFRWINRYEGMIVPHLANVFGMFLITQFLKDLPDSLLESARIDGASELKIFTKIVVPLALPIIATVFLLNFQFHWANFLWQLLIAQTESMYTVPVGLAMFKSAHEEAYALKMAASTVSLLPIMVLFFIAQRYFIEGITQGAVKE
- a CDS encoding sugar ABC transporter permease yields the protein MFVLPFTLIFFVFLLFPFFYALYLSFFKVTDLSNIFANLRFVGLRNYLYVLKDKEFLYSVWLSLKYGLMLIPLNIFLSITLALLLKGDLKINRLYRTLFFMPFVLDAFVVGVVWTIMYAGRYGLLVNLLKPLLPASLYNTGFLGNPNTAMLAVVVAICLKNIGFGTVLYTAALNNISPDIEDAAKIDGASGLKKFFKITFPLVSHTTTFLVITGIIGAFSAFSEFFAMTGGGPIVYKWGVPLGATKVSGYYLYNHIANLRLGIASATSFLLLILTLAISIIYSRLVRE
- a CDS encoding glycosyltransferase family 4 protein, with amino-acid sequence MKILVINWQDLAHPLSGGAEVHLHQFFSYFIEKGHSVTLLCSSFKGLSEFDERDGIRIIRRGNRFLFNFLVPFYVRSLLKSEDFDVIVEDVNKIPFFLRFVVKKPIIVVTHHFFGKVIFQETNPIFGLYVYLFEKLFFKLYKGLPIITVSESTKEEMVKQGIPQATVRVVYNAVRLDFFKPGEKSEIPFIIYLGRLKKYKRIDLFVEAIKVLREKYYAGPLRVEIVGDGDARKDLENLVRKYGLDDVIKFTGFVSEEVKAEKLRSAWLIINTSPKEGWGIVVMEAQASGTPAIVFDSPGLREAVKNGISGFVVPFGDISSLAEKAYEIITKDDLRERLSEGARKWAEEFDIVVLKEKFYSTFWELLKF
- a CDS encoding PLP-dependent aminotransferase family protein, whose protein sequence is MSSHFTVPQWENFFAERTKWIKSSIIRELLKFTQQPEVISFAGGLPAPELFPIEAIKKASIELLEKDGQKMLQYGPTEGYPLLNEQIAKYMGKMGVQCTPQEILPTSGSQQALDLIGKIFINEGDLIFVSKPTYLGALQAFNSYGPQYIGSVMDDDGLIPEEVEKVLKRHKPKFMYVISTFHNPAGVTMPEDRRKKLLELAEKYDTFIVEDDPYSRLRFEGKDIPPLAAYSRERVIYLGTFSKVLAPGFRLGWIVAPKEVIAKLVQAKQGTDLHTSTYVQYLAAHLCAQDLIESHLDKIREVYRRRRDIMLDAMEKYFPKEGFHWTRPQGGLFLWVIMPEKIDSVKLLEKAVERKVAFVPGNAFYPDPEEGKNTMRLNFSNMREDLIVEGIKRLGELLKEEA